In a genomic window of Wyeomyia smithii strain HCP4-BCI-WySm-NY-G18 chromosome 1, ASM2978416v1, whole genome shotgun sequence:
- the LOC129717733 gene encoding uncharacterized protein LOC129717733 — MCPSREPPPCVPASRRYRTHDGTCNNRKKPRWGSAQMPFHRFLAPEYADGVDAIRRSINGSPLPSARFVSLVVHGTRQEEAPVTMMLALWGQLLDHDLTATAQPRSLNGSTPRCCGGTNDEALHPSCLPIKVPLDDPWLSPLGVRCLEFLRSAPAQRRDCLLSWREQTNQVTTYIDASPIYSSNPRTSDNARIFRSGLLLFGRGPPSEDVCFRAALANQCIRPGDARSGEQPGLLMLHMVWVNEHNQIATQLSDINPHWSDEKLYQEARRIVGAMFQHITFREFLPIILGKQVCRLFNLELETSGFYKGYDPSTNPTVTNEFAAAAFRFGHSLIQGSYMRADRFHRFIPNNVTLHEESADGDLGGPGSLHRLVRGMVNQRALKRDEFITAELTNHLFQTRSFPFGLDLAAINIQRGRDHGIQPYINWRVPCGLTPIREWDDLERVMGPASAHRLRKAYRNLDDIDLFVGGLAERPVVGGIVGPTFSCIIAQQFSNLRKGDRFWYENSGFESSFTPAQLDAIRQVAFSQVLCRSLGGGTLQPHVFLPADIVQNERLPCDSKLMAPIDLEPWTERDPFTRPNDVPNTGQSENLIDLEAVQPFVTTTSTTRQPTKKANIVSNVDFIPNRNVGLQIPSNGHIVLNSLTTPVNNKLDISTSAKPPAISHVTRPSSNKEPTLLVSSNVDNKLDFTGTTEPPQRKPTRKTTPKRRPTGATNGIITKLDLTRDSQVNLTDSDNDNRKNHTLTKRDLTYINLSKLFTKDDNATLLLKKDIALRHGYYPAPAPAPPSDYDDINNYDYSSDADPPVYVKPGYGYDAPDTEPPPPNPYYYAPTEEPPQPPYCGYNCYNPPLTTYSPYGLDTERGPTRQTTPKRGLSNKVGNANYYYDTRIRQKTTRQQQQRKTTPKRPGLVVINDNRPNDKPIFLSSSVSSAPALSSTALFQNSKNPSSSAASQSVFSVDPRPQFSSRSIAVSSPTFFQKQTKPQKELRTSQNRLPSGLISTLKHDYDYDSLVPDAERLTETLNVHEHDGYLRPEQNKYEPIKKTSDLETYRNYSLFNIRNAMTAIRYEIPKDATLWTQTDDRRYAERYPQPLELEDDQDQFVRPYIYQDETTDEPSTEKTSQNDANTTIILTDKVDRTGLETTTDFDSHVPCTEEQLHPTNNEKLLTQLIDFNQTKEQTPKDSLVDSNDDDSTDSVHDKLSGQHQPIMYEKDFLGTRTRPLEQDRLTNKSTVTDSDDSIDYSTRDDTPELTDETEDYGELPLPDIIDPLETMGLALFGDVHGRSPTKDSILAIPDETDRTDDRQTTVDRPKFDRQPTGNAPPRRRRPINSKRPTVSKQGLNHDRRQQGIPLVPFVLLTSIERPDNWVMFNVAKSKKRKPLPEVPLLKSDVYSLSELPKPISAED, encoded by the exons ATGTGTCCATCGAGAGAACCACCGCCCTGTGTTCCGGCTAGCCGACGCTATCGAACCCACGACGGAACGTGCAACAATCGGAAAAAACCCCGCTGGGGCTCGGCCCAAATGCCCTTCCATCGGTTTCTAGCTCCAGAGTACGCAGACGGCGTTGATGCGATAAG ACGTTCGATCAACGGATCTCCGCTGCCTTCGGCACGTTTTGTTAGTCTGGTAGTGCATGGAACTCGCCAGGAGGAAGCCCCCGTAACGATGATGCTTGCCCTATGGGGTCAGCTGTTGGATCACGACCTAACCGCAACGGCACAACCTCGCAGTCTGAACGGTTCAACACCGCGCTGCTGTGGGGGTACAAATGACGAAGCGCTACATCCGTCCTGTCTGCCCATCAAGGTTCCACTGGATGACCCGTGGCTGTCGCCTCTCGGTGTGCGATGTTTGGAGTTTCTACGTTCGGCGCCAGCTCAGCGGAGAGATTGTCTGCTATCGTGGCGCGAACAAACCAACCAGGTAACGACGTACATCGACGCGTCTCCAATTTATTCGAGCAATCCGCGCACCTCAGATAATGCGCGTATCTTTCGATCCGGTTTGCTACTGTTCGGACGAGGACCACCAAGCGAAGACGTGTGCTTCCGTGCTGCTTTAGCCAATCAATGCATTCGACCTGGCGATGCTCGAAGTGGCGAACAACCGGGGTTACTGATGTTACATATGGTTTGGGTAAACGAACATAACCAAATTGCTACTCAACTCTCCGATATCAATCCACACTGGAGCGATGAGAAGCTCTATCAAGAGGCACGCCGAATAGTTGGAGCCATGTTTCAGCACATCACCTTCCGCGAATTTCTGCCGATAATTTTGGGCAAACAGGTTTGCCGGCTGTTCAATCTAGAGTTGGAGACCAGTGGTTTCTACAAAGGGTATGACCCTAGCACAAACCCTACTGTGACAAACGAGTTCGCGGCTGCTGCCTTCCGCTTTGGTCATTCTTTAATACAGGGGTCCTACATGAGAGCGGATCGGTTCCATCGTTTTATACCGAACAATGTGACGCTACACGAGGAGTCCGCAGACGGTGATCTCGGTGGTCCAGGATCGTTGCACAGATTGGTGCGTGGCATGGTCAACCAGCGAGCCTTGAAGCGTGACGAGTTTATAACAGCGGAGTTAACTAACCATTTATTTCAAACCAGAA GTTTTCCCTTCGGCCTAGATTTGGCAGCGATCAACATACAACGCGGTAGAGATCACGGCATTCAGCCGTACATAAACTGGAGAGTACCATGTGGGCTCACCCCTATTAGAGAATGGGATGATCTGGAGCGAGTCATGGGTCCAGCGTCGGCACATCGCTTACGTAAAGCCTATCGCAACTTAGATGATATCGATCTGTTCGTAGGAGGTCTCGCTGAACGACCGGTGGTGGGAGGTATCGTAGGACCAACGTTTTCCTGTATAATTGCTCAGCAATTTAGCAATCTTCGCAAGGGAGATCGCTTTTGGTACGAAAATTCAGGTTTTGAATCGTCGTTTACTCCAGCGCAGCTGGACGCAATTCGACAGGTAGCTTTCTCACAGGTTCTGTGTCGCTCACTTGGAGGGGGAACCCTGCAGCCGCACGTTTTTCTTCCAGCTGATATAGTACAAAACGAGAGACTGCCCTGCGACTCGAAACTGATGGCACCTATCGACCTGGAACCATGGACGGAACGAGACCCGTTCACTAGACCTAATGACGTACCGAATACTGGACAGAGCGAGAACCTGATCGACCTTGAAGCAGTACAACCCTTTGTCACAACTACATCGACAACTAGACAGCCTACGAAAAAGGCGAATATCGTTAGTAACGTTGACTTTATACCGAACAGAAACGTTGGACTGCAGATACCTTCGAACGGACACATAGTTCTGAACTCCTTGACAACTCCTGTCAACAACAAACTAGACATTAGTACTTCGGCCAAACCGCCAGCTATTTCTCACGTAACCAGACCTAGTTCGAATAAGGAGCCCACATTACTCGTTTCCTCTAATGTTGACAACAAACTAGACTTTACCGGCACGACTGAACCTCCACAGCGGAAACCGACTAGAAAAACTACCCCGAAACGACGACCAACGGGAGCAACGAATGGAATAATTACCAAACTAGATTTGACACGAGACTCGCAAGTAAACCTAACGGACAGTGATAATGATAACAGAAAAAATCACACGCTAACGAAACGAGACCTGACGTACATCAACCTATCAAAGCTATTCACGAAAGATGATAACGcaactttacttctgaagaaggACATCGCACTTCGACATGGCTACTATCCGGCCCCTGCGCCGGCTCCACCCTCGGACTATGACGACATAAACAACTATGACTACAGCTCAGACGCTGACCCACCCGTATACGTGAAACCTGGCTACGGATATGACGCACCTGACACTGAACCTCCACCACCTAATCCCTACTACTATGCTCCGACCGAAGAACCACCCCAACCACCTTACTGTGGCTACAATTGCTACAATCCACCACTAACGACATACAGTCCGTACGGATTAGACACAGAACGTGGACCGACCCGACAGACGACCCCAAAACGAGGACTCTCGAACAAAGTAGGTAACGCTAACTATTACTACGATACGAGGATTAGACAAAAAACGACAAgacaacaacagcaacgaaaAACTACCCCAAAAAGACCAGGACTTGTAGTAATAAACGATAACCGACCAAATGACAAGCCTATTTTTCTATCATCTTCTGTCTCTTCTGCACCTGCACTGAGCTCTACCGCCTTATTTCAGAACTCTAAAAATCCTTCCTCTTCTGCTGCCTCTCAGTCTGTCTTTTCCGTAGACCCTAGACCTCAGTTCTCTTCTCGATCTATCGCAGTATCTTCGCCTACATTTTTCCAAAAACAAACGAAACCACAGAAAGAACTACGAACCAGCCAAAACCGACTTCCATCCGGACTAATATCTACGCTGAAACATGACTACGACTACGACAGCCTAGTACCGGACGCTGAACGCCTAACCGAAACCCTGAACGTTCACGAACATGACGGCTACCTTCGACCGGAACAGAACAAATACGAACCTATCAAAAAGACAAGCGACCTTGAGACTTACCGCAACTACAGCCTATTCAACATACGCAACGCAATGACCGCGATAAGATACGAAATACCAAAAGACGCCACGCTTTGGACACAGACGGACGATCGACGATACGCCGAACGCTACCCACAACCTCTGGAACTGGAAGACGATCAGGATCAATTCGTTCGACCCTACATTTACCAGGACGAGACAACCGATGAACCATCCACTgaaaaaacttcacaaaatgACGCAAATACGACCATCATTTTGACTGACAAAGTAGATCGAACGGGACTTGAAACAACTACCGACTTTGACTCACACGTACCATGTACAGAAGAGCAACTACATCCGACTAATAACGAAAAATTATTGACGCAACTAATTGACTTCAACCAGACCAAAGAACAAACTCCTAAAGACTCTTTGGTGGACTCCAATGACGATGACTCTACCGACAGTGTACATGACAAGCTTTCAGGACAACACCAACCGATTATGTACGAAAAAGACTTTCTCGGTACCAGAACACGACCACTCGAACAGGATCGTTTAACAAACAAATCGACAGTGACAGATTCGGACGACAGTATCGACTACTCCACCCGTGATGACACGCCCGAGCTGACGGACGAGACAGAAGACTACGGAGAACTTCCACTCCCGGACATTATTGACCCACTCGAAACCATGGGATTGGCACTGTTCGGAGACGTTCACGGACGATCGCCCACTAAGGACAGCATACTGGCTATTCCGGACGAGACTGACAGAACGGACGACCGACAGACAACAGTCGACAGACCAAAGTTCGACCGACAACCGACAGGCAACGCGCCACCTCGACGACGCAGACCTATCAACTCGAAACGACCGACCGTTAGCAAGCAAGGACTAAACCATGACCGAAGACAGCAAGGAATCCCACTGGTTCCCTTCGTACTGCTTACTAGCATCGAAAG ACCGGACAACTGGGTGATGTTTAATGTGGCCAAGTCGAAGAAGCGCAAACCATTGCCGGAAGTTCCGTTGCTCAAGAGTGACGTTTACTCCCTAAGCGAGCTGCCGAAACCGATTAGTGCTGAGGACTAA